The genome window GCATAGCCAAGAGAAATATAAAGCTTAACTTCAAGGGGTGATGAAGCACACAAGTATATTTGTATTATAAATAAGTCTTAAAAACTCAGCACCAGTTTTTTTATAGGCAAGCCAACCCTCAAGGTCATGTTGGtggggtttcaactttcaactacTCATACTAAGTGGTAATCCCCAGCATCACTCTATAAGACACCACTGAAGAGTTGATGTTTTCTGACGTAGATAAGTTAGAAGAATTTAAGTGCCGGTCACCCGAGAAACCCAtctgaaaaatgaaataacCTAACCTAGGTTTACTAGAGTAATAAATAAAAACTGTCTGCCACCACAGTAAAGCAACAAAATAACACCCCccgcccccaaaaaaaaaaaaaaacacacagcaAGTATAAATTTCTCTTCATTAAATAGCAAAATTGATGTAAAAGGTAATGTAACCTAGAACACAGCAATTGGTGCAAATGAATCCAGAAAAAACATCTCAGGGTGAAGGAACAGCACAATTGTGGATCATCTGAATAAGTTAAACAATAGAACTTACCTCTGTTCGACCAGGCATGATAGGTTTTCCAGCCAATAGCTCAGCTAGTATACAACCAGCACTCCAAAGGTCCACACCAACACCATAATCAGTGGCCCCAAGGAGAAGCTCTGGGGGTCGATACCATAGAGTGACCACTCTACTAGTCATAGGCTGCTTGTGATTGGGATCAAAAAATGATGCCAACCCAAAATCAGCTATCTTAAGAATTCCACCATTGTCAATAAGAAGATTTGATCCCTTAATGTCACGATGGAGCACATGGCGGTTGTGACAATGTTCAAGCCCAGATAAGAGCTGGAGCATATAACATTTGACCTGCCATTtccacatatacatacataaaagtTCACCCAATGTATGCACATTCAGTTACACTCAAAATAGAGCTAGATAACAACCAAGAATTTCAGTACCTGTGGCTCTGTGAACCTAATTCCTGGGCTCGCAGCGAGTCCAGCCAAATCATGCTCCATGTATTCAAATACAAGGTACAAGCTACATGACATCCTTGAAGTCGCCAAACCTTCCAATTTGACAACATTGGGATGATCCAAACACCGCAGAATCAAAATCTCTCTTGCCATGAACTTGACACTCTCTGGCTCTAAATTATCAAACCGAACCTTCTTCAGTGCAACAATTTTCCCAGTCAACGAATCCCTAGCTTTGTACACATTACTGTATGTACCTTGCCCAATCTAATCACAATATACCCAAACAATCAACTACGAAAAGTCATCTTCCATGCATGGGATAAGATGGTAGTAAAAGTTACTAAATCTACACCGATTTCTAATTCTGGGCTCTTGAGAAAAAAATGCCCCATGCACCTCCATAGCTCAAAACCATACTTACACAAATCCAACTGAACCGCAAAACCggcaaaccaaaaaaaaatccttaccTTATCGAGCTTCTCAAAGGTGTCAGCCCGGCGGGGAGTCCAGCCATTGATAGCTTCTCCGGCGACGGCTGAGAGCCATGAAGGCCAGCCAGCAGCGACCTGCTCTCCTTGAACGTGCTTCGGGAGGTTGCTCAGCCTCGGATTTGGCCTCGAAGAGCAccttctctctcccctctcacCTCTGGACCGCACAttcctctcctcctccttcttctcacTCTCCCTCAGATTCCCTCCATTCCCCACTTCACCACTTTCCGCTTTCTTACCAACCCTAACCACCACATCTGACTCCTCCCTCACTACCGGCTTCGCCGATACCTGTCTTCCGAAGACGCACCCCATCTTCTACTCCTCATCTCGACATTTTCAACAAAAGTTGCTACAAACCACAGCAAACCCTAAACAATGCTGGTTTCCTTCTTCGGGATCGTCGAATGCAGGAAAGTAAATAAAAAGGCAACAATGGGAGTAATTAGAGAGAGTATGTTTGTGTGTGCTAATtgtgagagacagagagagtgaCCTAGCTTTTCAAAGGCAAAAGGAAAGCAGTGTAATGATTTGAGGTTGGCCACACCATCGtcaaaaattaaactaaaaagggaaaaaaaatctccaACACACAGTCACTAATGCAAAGCAagaaaaaatagtaaaatagatattgtttttcttctaaattttCCTGGTTGATTGGATgcagagaaaatgagagaatgtttgggaaaaagaaaagtgtGGATCTGTTTCTTTCCTAGTTGCAGACTCTCCAGTGTCTTCTATCCGTTTTGTAAGATTAAACCCCATTTCGTTATTAATTATGATAAGTAAAGTCTTTTCGGTAATTCCTCTTTAAGACCCGATAAAACTCCCGCAATTCGAGAAATCCCAAAATCTTATTTTGCTTTGATATATGAATATGGCGGCAGTGACCttcaccatctccatctccatctccagcTTCACTCCCCGAAGACCACAACCACCGTTCTTGACCCACCTCGCAAATCACTCCTTCTCGAAGACCCAAATTCTCAGAACTTCAAAACGCACAGCATTGTTGCCGTACACGACCACTTCCTGTCAAGTCTCTGCGTCTTCCACCGTTGGTATTTCTCTCTGTTTCCCCTCTCCTTGGTTTTCtgtttgattttgttgatttctttgttttactGTGATGGGTGGTGATGGATGAAGGTGCACCAAACGAAGGAGCGGAGATTGGGTCTTCTGGCTTGGTGGGTGCGAATGATCTGCTGATTGTTGGGCCAGGTGTACTTGGTCGCTTAGTTGCCCAGAAATGGCATGAGGTACGATTGCATCAACctttttgttctttactgtaaCTGATAGGCCTGAATTTGGAGTCAGTTATTATTTGTATCAGCATTAGAGAATTGTATATGAAATTTTAGATAATGATACTTCTAGTTCTTGTTTTATGTGGTATATGAAATTTTAGATAAAGCACTAGTTATGGAGATTGGTAcattgtttttattctttggGAAAGCCAAACTCTTCCAGTCTGAAAAGAAATGTAATTGTAGTTTGGCAGTAAAGGGTATGCAACAACAATGTTGTATGTTTATTTTACAGAGAAGGGAAACACTCATATTGGGGAAATTATTGGCAGGAGCATCCAGGATGTCAAGTTTATGGGCAGACGGCGACCACAGATCACCATGATGAATTGACCAACCTGGGGATTAATCCATCATTGAAGGGTGCAACTTTGACCCATGAATTCCCTTATGTGATTTTTTGTGCTCCTCCATCACGGAGCTCAAATTACGCTGGCGATGTCAGGTAATTTAGGAAATAGGATGGTATTGGCCTGAACGCTTTCTTTTTCTACTTCAATTGGGTGGTTGAActaattgttgcttgtttggaAATTGGATTGAATAGGCAGGCTGCACTGAGCTGGAATGGTGAAGGTTCGTTCTTATTTACTTCAAGCTCTGCACCATATGACTGCGATAACAATGGACAATGTGATGAGGTATTACGTCTTATGTAATCTACATT of Tripterygium wilfordii isolate XIE 37 chromosome 13, ASM1340144v1, whole genome shotgun sequence contains these proteins:
- the LOC120013367 gene encoding probable serine/threonine-protein kinase At1g54610 isoform X1, translated to MGCVFGRQVSAKPVVREESDVVVRVGKKAESGEVGNGGNLRESEKKEEERNVRSRGERGERRCSSRPNPRLSNLPKHVQGEQVAAGWPSWLSAVAGEAINGWTPRRADTFEKLDKIGQGTYSNVYKARDSLTGKIVALKKVRFDNLEPESVKFMAREILILRCLDHPNVVKLEGLATSRMSCSLYLVFEYMEHDLAGLAASPGIRFTEPQVKCYMLQLLSGLEHCHNRHVLHRDIKGSNLLIDNGGILKIADFGLASFFDPNHKQPMTSRVVTLWYRPPELLLGATDYGVGVDLWSAGCILAELLAGKPIMPGRTEVEQLHKIFKLCGSPSDEYWKKSKLPHATIFKPQQSYKRCIADTFNDFPPSSLPLIETLLAIDPAERGTATDALGSEFITTEPYACEPSSLPKYPPCKEMDAKLRDEEARRLRAAGRANPDGIKKTRRERPIRTIPAPEANAELQANLDRRRLITHANAKSKSEKFPPPHQDGAIGYPLGSSHHIDPVFDPPDVPFSSTNFSYSKAPIQTWSGPLVDPAPRKKKHTAGDRHTHSRSSKDSHG
- the LOC120013367 gene encoding probable serine/threonine-protein kinase At1g54610 isoform X2 — translated: MGCVFGRQVSAKPVVREESDVVVRVGKKAESGEVGNGGNLRESEKKEEERNVRSRGERGERRCSSRPNPRLSNLPKHVQGEQVAAGWPSWLSAVAGEAINGWTPRRADTFEKLDKIGQGTYSNVYKARDSLTGKIVALKKVRFDNLEPESVKFMAREILILRCLDHPNVVKLEGLATSRMSCSLYLVFEYMEHDLAGLAASPGIRFTEPQVKCYMLQLLSGLEHCHNRHVLHRDIKGSNLLIDNGGILKIADFGLASFFDPNHKQPMTSRVVTLWYRPPELLLGATDYGVGVDLWSAGCILAELLAGKPIMPGRTEFITTEPYACEPSSLPKYPPCKEMDAKLRDEEARRLRAAGRANPDGIKKTRRERPIRTIPAPEANAELQANLDRRRLITHANAKSKSEKFPPPHQDGAIGYPLGSSHHIDPVFDPPDVPFSSTNFSYSKAPIQTWSGPLVDPAPRKKKHTAGDRHTHSRSSKDSHG
- the LOC120013368 gene encoding uncharacterized protein LOC120013368 — encoded protein: MNMAAVTFTISISISSFTPRRPQPPFLTHLANHSFSKTQILRTSKRTALLPYTTTSCQVSASSTVGAPNEGAEIGSSGLVGANDLLIVGPGVLGRLVAQKWHEEHPGCQVYGQTATTDHHDELTNLGINPSLKGATLTHEFPYVIFCAPPSRSSNYAGDVRQAALSWNGEGSFLFTSSSAPYDCDNNGQCDEDTPIVPIGRSPKTDVLLKAEAVVLEFGGCVVRLAGLYKEDRGAHVYWLKKGTVEARPDHILNLLHYEDAASLSVAILKKKLRGRIFLGCDNHPLSRQEVMDLVAKSGKFSKTFEGFTGTSVPLGKKLNNSRTREEIGWEPKYHSFAHFLGISE